Part of the Pseudodesulfovibrio hydrargyri genome is shown below.
GGCGGCTCCGGCTTCGGGCATCCGGCGCATGATCGAATACAAAAGAAAAGAGAGCGCTTATGACTTTCGGCTTCACCAAGATACGGGAAATGGAAATCGCGGAACTGGCCAGCACGGCCGTGGTCTACCGCCACGACAAGACCGGGGCGCGCGTCCTGTCCATGATCAACGAGGACGAGAACAAGGTCTTCGGCATCTCGTTCCGCACTCCGCCCGAGGACTCCACGGGCGTGGCCCACATCCTGGAGCACTCGGTGCTCTGCGGCTCGGACAAGTATCCGGTGCGCGAGCCGTTCGTGGAACTGCTCAAGGGGTCGCTCCAGACCTTCCTCAACGCCCTGACCTTTCCGGACAAGACCTGCTACCCCGTGGCCTCGGCCAACGTGCAGGACTTCTACAACCTCGTGGACGTGTACCTGGACGCGGTCTTCCACCCGCGCCTGACCGAGAACACGCTCAAACAGGAGGGCTGGCACTACGAACTGGAATCCACGGACCGCGACATGACCTACAAGGGCGTGGTCTTCAACGAGATGAAGGGCGCGTATTCCTCGCCCGACTCCCTGCTCTACGAGCACTCCCAGCAGTCCCTGTTCCCGGAAACCACCTACGGCCTGGACTCGGGCGGCGACCCGGCGGTCATCCCGGAACTGACGTTTGACAAGTTCATGGCCTTCCACCGCGACCATTACCATCCGTCCAACGGGTACGCCTTCTTCTACGGCGACGACGACCCGGAAAAGCGCCTGGAGATCCTGGACGCGGTCTTCTCGCAGTATGAGGCCATCGACGTGACCCCGACCCGGGTGCCGCTCCAGCCGCGCTTCACCGAGGCCAGGACCGTGCGCAAGGGCTACCCGGCCTCGGACCGGCTGGCCAAGGGCATGTTCACGGTCAACTGGCTGCTGGCCGAGACCGCCGACGCCAACCTGAACCTGGCCCTGCACATCCTCGAGCACATCCTCATCGGCCTGCCCAGTTCGCCGCTGAAAAAGGCGCTGACCGACTCCGGCCTGGGCGACGACCTGGCCGGCGTGGGTCTGGAAGCCGACATCCGCCAGATGTTCTTCTCCGTGGGCCTCAAAGGCATGCATCCGTCCAACGCCATCAAGGTGGAGTCGATCATCTTCAACACCATTAAGGATCTGGTCGAAAACGGCATAGACGCCCGCGACATCGAGGCGGCCGTCAATTCCGTGGAGTTCTCCCTGCGCGAGAACAACACCGGCTCCTACCCGCGTGGCCTGTCGCTCATGTTCCAGGCCCTGTCCACCTGGCTCTACGACGACGAGAACGAGGGCGATCCACTGGCCCTGCTGCCCTTCGAAAAGCCGCTGGCCAACGTCAAGGCCTGGCTGGCCAACGGCGACAAGATATTCGAGGAACTGCTGGCCCGGCTTTTCCTGCACAACCCGCACCGGACCACCGTGCTCCTGGAGCCCGACCACAAACTGGCCCGGACCCAGGCCAAGGCCGAGTCCGACCGGCTCAAGGCGGCCAAGCAGGCCATGACCCCGGACGCCGTCCAGGCGGTCATCGACGACGCGGCCGAGCTCAAACGCCTCCAGGCCGAGCCCGATGCGCCCGAGGCGCTGAAGACCATTCCGCGCCTATCGGTTGCCGACCTGCCCGCCGAGAACCGGCCCATTCCCACCGAGGTGCGCACCCTCGGCGGCCGCGAGCTGCTTTTCCACGACCTGGCCACCAACGGCATCGCCTACCTGGACTTCGGCTTCGACCTGTCCGTCATCCCGGACGAGCTGCTGCCCTATGCGGGCGTCTTCGGCCGCGCCCTGACCGAGTCCGGCACCACCGAGCGCGACTACGTGGACCTGTCCCAGCGCATCGCCCGGATTTCGGGCGGCATCTGGGCCCAGCCGTTCGCCTCGCCCGTGCGCGACTCCAAGGAGGCCGCCGCCCGCCTGTTCCTGCGCACCAAGGCCACGGGCGAGCGCATCGCCGACACCTGCGGAATCGTCACCGAGGTCCTGACCTCGGCCAAACTGGACAACAAGGAACGTATAAGCCGCATCGTGTCCGAGGCCCGCGCCCGCGCCGAACAGCGTCTGGTGCCCTCGGGCCACATGATCGTGGCCACCCGGCTGCGCGCCCGGACCCACGCGGCCCACGCCATGGACGAGGCCATGACCGGCCTGACCAACCTGTTCTTCCTGCGCGACCTGGAAAAGCGCGTCGAGGACGACTTCCGCAAGGTCGCCAAGGACCTGGAACAATTCCGCACGCTCCTGCTCAACCAGTCCACCCTGATCCTCAACGCCACCATGGATCAGGACCTCTTCGCCCTGGCCGAGCCCGCCATGTTGGCCGTGGTCGAGGCCCTGCCCGCCGAAGGCCCGGACCCGGCCGAACGTACAGTCCCGGTCCTGCCCGCCCGCGAGGGCCTGGCCATCCCGGCCCAGGTCAACTACGTGGGCAAGGGGTGCGGCGTGGCCGAACACGGCATCCGGCTCACCGGCGCGGCCCAGGTGGTCAACAAGCTCATCCGCACCGGCTATCTCTGGGAAAAGGTCCGCGTGCAGGGGGGGGCCTATGGCGCGTTCTGCATCCTGGACCGTCTGGCCGGAGCCCTGGCCTTCGTCTCCTACCGCGACCCCAACGTGGCCGACACGGTCAAGGCTTTCGATGGCCTGGCCGAATACCTCGACACCGTGACCATCGACGCGGACGAATTGGAAAAGTCCATCATCGGCGCCATCGGCGAGATCGACGCCTACCAGCTGCCCGACGCCAAGGGCTTCACCGCCCTGGCCCGCCACCTGACCAGCCAGGACGACGCCTACCTGCAAACCGTGCGCGAACAGGCCCTGAACGCCTCGGAAAACGACTTCCGAGAACTCGCCCAAGCCGTGCGCACCGTCGCCCAAAACGGCGACATCTGCGTCCTCGGCGACTCCCTCGCCATGGAAAACAGCGGCCTGGACCTGGATATCAAACAGGTTCTGTAAAAGAATGCCTCCGGCGGCCGGGGGAAGGGGAGGAAAAAACCTTTGAAAAGGGCTGTTTCCTCCCCTTCCCCCGGACCCCCCATCCTCTCCTTTTCCCAAACTTTTTGTAGCCGCTTCGCGGGGTGCGAGCGCGGGGGAATTGTTTTTTCCTCCCATTAGAAAACGCCGCAACGCAGAGTTTTCAAGTTCCCCCGCAGGAGGGGGCGGCGTTGGCTACCGGCGCGAATACTTCGGGACACCACCCAGCCAAGCTCCCTCCACACCCCACGCGCAACAATCCGCCTCCCCGCGTCCCCACCTTCGCCGCAGGCGACACAAAAAGTTTGGGAGAGTCCAGAGAACCCTTTTTAAAGGGCTCTCTGGCGGGGTCTGGGGCAGCGCCCCAGCGGGGTTCGGGGCAGCGCCCCGATTCCTCCAACCTATTCGGCCAGAAACGTCTCGATCTGCCGCCGGACGGCGTCGTCGCGGGTGGTGTGGAGCAGGGAGTTGGCTTTTTTGCGCAGTCCGTCGCGGTCGGCCAGGGTGTGTTCCAGGGCGTTGAGCCGGGCGGCGTAGCGGTCGGCCATGCGGTGGATGTCGCACAGGCGCAGCAGACGGGTGCACTCGCGGAAGGCGTCCAGGCCGGGGCAGAGCAGGGAGCGGAGGTAGGCCACGGCCATGGCCTCGCGGGGTTGGCCCTGTTGTTCGAGCAGGGCGGTGAGCCGGGCGTGCCCCTGGTCCCAGAGGGGCTCCTGGAGGAGCAGGGCGCTCAGGCGGTCGGCGTCCCGCGTGGCGTCGAGCCCGGCGTTCAGCTCGGCCAGGCGCGGTTCGGGCAGTTGCGCGGCGAGGTCGAGCCACGGGGTCAGGCCGGGTTCGAAGCCGTCTTCGCGCAGCAGGCCACAGAAGTCTTCGCGGGCGTCACGGCAGCGGGCGCGGAGCAGGCGCAGGTTGGCGGACTCATGGTCGAAGCGGCCCTCGGTGCCGTGGGTGTGGTGGTGGATGATGCTCTGCGGCACGACCGAGAAGCGGCCGCCTTTTTGGGCGATGCGGCAGCACAGGTCCACGTCCTCCATGCCGTTGACGA
Proteins encoded:
- a CDS encoding insulinase family protein, with protein sequence MTFGFTKIREMEIAELASTAVVYRHDKTGARVLSMINEDENKVFGISFRTPPEDSTGVAHILEHSVLCGSDKYPVREPFVELLKGSLQTFLNALTFPDKTCYPVASANVQDFYNLVDVYLDAVFHPRLTENTLKQEGWHYELESTDRDMTYKGVVFNEMKGAYSSPDSLLYEHSQQSLFPETTYGLDSGGDPAVIPELTFDKFMAFHRDHYHPSNGYAFFYGDDDPEKRLEILDAVFSQYEAIDVTPTRVPLQPRFTEARTVRKGYPASDRLAKGMFTVNWLLAETADANLNLALHILEHILIGLPSSPLKKALTDSGLGDDLAGVGLEADIRQMFFSVGLKGMHPSNAIKVESIIFNTIKDLVENGIDARDIEAAVNSVEFSLRENNTGSYPRGLSLMFQALSTWLYDDENEGDPLALLPFEKPLANVKAWLANGDKIFEELLARLFLHNPHRTTVLLEPDHKLARTQAKAESDRLKAAKQAMTPDAVQAVIDDAAELKRLQAEPDAPEALKTIPRLSVADLPAENRPIPTEVRTLGGRELLFHDLATNGIAYLDFGFDLSVIPDELLPYAGVFGRALTESGTTERDYVDLSQRIARISGGIWAQPFASPVRDSKEAAARLFLRTKATGERIADTCGIVTEVLTSAKLDNKERISRIVSEARARAEQRLVPSGHMIVATRLRARTHAAHAMDEAMTGLTNLFFLRDLEKRVEDDFRKVAKDLEQFRTLLLNQSTLILNATMDQDLFALAEPAMLAVVEALPAEGPDPAERTVPVLPAREGLAIPAQVNYVGKGCGVAEHGIRLTGAAQVVNKLIRTGYLWEKVRVQGGAYGAFCILDRLAGALAFVSYRDPNVADTVKAFDGLAEYLDTVTIDADELEKSIIGAIGEIDAYQLPDAKGFTALARHLTSQDDAYLQTVREQALNASENDFRELAQAVRTVAQNGDICVLGDSLAMENSGLDLDIKQVL
- a CDS encoding glycosyltransferase family 2 protein — encoded protein: MARSRFRLSVVIPVWNGWDLTEACLRSLAEHTPGDDFQVVLADNGSTDQTPTAAPALGQTLFGDSFLHHRLPGNLGFAKACNAGAKAASAAYLFFLNNDTRVTENWLPPLMDGLRADRRLAGVGPLLLFPEDDSVRAGRVQHLGIAVADNMEFRHLYEYFPPSHPAVLRRRTFSVITAAALLMPTPLFHAHNGFHEGFVNGMEDVDLCCRIAQKGGRFSVVPQSIIHHHTHGTEGRFDHESANLRLLRARCRDAREDFCGLLREDGFEPGLTPWLDLAAQLPEPRLAELNAGLDATRDADRLSALLLQEPLWDQGHARLTALLEQQGQPREAMAVAYLRSLLCPGLDAFRECTRLLRLCDIHRMADRYAARLNALEHTLADRDGLRKKANSLLHTTRDDAVRRQIETFLAE